DNA sequence from the Juglans microcarpa x Juglans regia isolate MS1-56 chromosome 5S, Jm3101_v1.0, whole genome shotgun sequence genome:
AGTTggtgattttaaaataaaaaagaaattaacatgTATAGGAGAAGACTCTGTTGGGGAGGATTTGGGTATGGGTAGTTCAAACTCTCTGCTAGAACTTGTAGCACCCATCAGTGGGACACAGCATGTGGCAGGATGGTGTGGACACTACAGAAAATCCTGCTCCTTCCTATTTAATTCTCACGAAGGAAGATTCCAGGTTTTATGAACCTTTAAATTCTACTCCTCTTGTCTCTTGATTACAGAAGTCATCTGCTTGGATTTAACGGAACACTACACGTTCCATAAATTTGTGGGGAGTATCTTGTGATGGGTTTGAGAATGAACTACTGGATTTATTCACAAATATGAATGTGTCCGCAAGACTTCCATTAAGAATAAACACTAATGCTTAATTTTAGAAACCACAACACTATTAAAGATACTGCTGTTTCTCTCACTCAAAATAGATCctttgtatatgtcctgtgtacttgggcttatgcctatttctttgaataaaattattacttataaaaaaaaaaaatacatagagGAAGAGTACTCCATATCAGTCCCTTAAAGATTTGTCATTATCGTTCACACAGAGTGAAAAACTAGTCTCTCATTATTTCTAGAGCATGTATAAGACATTAAAAACACGAGCACAGGAAAATTTTTCCACCATAAAGGTAGGTAGATGTACGCACATAGTATGCCTTTATTGTACATCTGGGCATGTAATCACATACCAGGTGATCTTCCAGACCTGTTTCAGGGTTTTCCAACTGATCTGTCAAGGATAAAGAACCATCTCCCTGGCCACCAGGAACTCGGACTTTATTAGATGCGGCAACCTTTAATGATGAGGAATCAGAATCAGGAGAAGACATTCGTGCAAAGACCTTCCCTATAAACACTCATCAAATtagatttatatttatgataggAGGAAACAGTAGCAATATTTGAAAATCATCATCtgagaataaatataaaaaatacaacatgaGCCCCAACATAATGCATTCAGAATTTAAATTGATCAATACTAACTATTCAATCTTACAGgtcaaaaagtaaacaaaatcaATTCTAGTGGAAACCACCCATGAAGAAGAAGCTCTGCATACAGCTGTTAAGAATGTACATCTGAGGACTGTCCCTTATTTATCCTAATTTAACAAAATCTCTATAACTCAAGACAACTGGAAGATGTAACTACCCAGCTTAAAAACCAAAGGAATGAGAATGATGCCATATCCGGCATTCAGAGTGAATCTAGGTCATCTCATGAGCATGTTCTTCAATTTAAATGTCCATGGAATTCCCGCCAGCTTTTCGAGCAACTTACAACTTTCCAAATTTCTGTAGAGGTTGAAATAATAAGCTTGACAAGTTGCAGCTTGCACCTTtactattaacaatattatcCTTCGACTTCTACTCACTTAACATCTCCACAAGTATAATTTCACGCCAGTGTAACCACCAAGGTTGAGCCTAAAACCTCATTTCCAATTACCAGGTGCCTAGAATGTTGGATCATACACCTTTGCAGCCTTGATTTGTCACTCGAAGAAAGTACCTAACTCTAAAGCTCCATAATGAAGAGGTTCTAGGCATATTCTAATTTAGGAAAAGAAGTTTCTACTAGTAGGcaaaaattatatcattgagAGGTAATAATGGTCCTTCGTAATCACGATTTGGTACCTACAACAAATTTGTTCTATATATTTTGAAGTCTATAGAACAAatttgtgtatgtatgtatatttatatatgcatatatatacatattttgaagtatatatatatatatgcgcatcTGTGTGTATTATATAcgttataaataagaataattctattgtTTTAACCCATTcttgaattaataatacttgtttacttataaaaataaataaataaataagaataattctacttatcatccccacacaccacacaccatacttattttaattttttttttcatttttcctataacaatatggtgtatgaatgataagtaaaacaacttaattagtttaacaagaataaaataaaataataaataataaataatattaaaatatacgTGTAgcgtgggatgatgagtagcatcccTCTATAAATAAACACTTGCGTATTGCTGAGAGTAGCACGAACTGTCCAAAAGTCGGATTCAGCCACTAGTGCGCGCGCTCCTTCACTGCCTGTGGGCTAGGTTTGGATaccaaaaccatctcaacccatcattacaattttcacaaattctcacataaaattcaataagcaattcaatttttcaaatcccaaaacaataataatattaaaaaaaatattttaacaatattttattcaacttttatctaaactcatctcatctcatttcactatccaaaccccaAATTAAGCTACATAATAATCGCATATCGTTCTTTCTATACTGCAATTACTATTTGCCAATAGCTACAAGGATTTGGACCGATCAGGAAGTCCGTTGTACTttaattctttctcttttcaattCGTTTAACTCTCTCTTTTCAAACAGAGCTCTCATGGACCGAAAAGGCCTCAATCTACAGTGAAACAATGCTCGAAATTGAACATAAAAAACACAAGAGAAATCAGAATCCAATCATACATagcacatacatacatacataattatcgAAGTTACTATTTGTAGCAACCTACCCTCCAATCAAAAGGTAGACTTCCCGTACTTGCATGTCACACGTCATAAGTGAAATAAAGTATCATTTTCAATATCACAATGGCAACTAGAATATACTCCTTGCATTTGTTATTAAAAGTTGTATAAAAGTTGTTTATATGAGCAAATGAATCAAGACGCCAGAGCTCAAAGCATCAAGGATCAAGCAGTGAGGCAAACAGAACAGAGACAACGAAAGAAAGAAACTCGAAAACAATAACATCAAAAAGATTGATAGAGACAGTTGTATTACGATAAAACGGTTCCTTCTTCAGCAAGAGGGAGATATTAGTATTGCGAATGCCATTGGAGGTGGATCGACACCAGTTGCACACCGATGGAACGGACGGGGATCGCATCGCCGAGATTGAGTAGACCATTTTGCTAGTATTTTTGGTTGAGAGCTTTTGAAAACCGAGAGAAGGGTCTAGACTATGCACcgagtcagagagagagagagagaataccgGTAAGTGTTTTTTGAGTCGCGGGCGCCGAGAGAAgcgtgaagagagagagagagagagagtgtgtgtgtgtgttgcgCAGGCGCATGGAGAAGGTGCTACATGTGAAATAGAGGATTGTTTGAGGTGGGACCTACCGAGACTGATCTTGCGTCGTCCATCGTTTGGATTTTGCAGACCTACCGAGACTGATCTGCACTCTGGTGTCGTTGCAGATCAGAAACGAAAGGCTGAGGGCGTGCGGTTCCCTTCTCCTTTTCGGGAAGGAAAAGTAAAAACAGTTCAGTTCATGATTAATCCTATTTTTATAAccatataattaaatttcactacttttaattatatttaataatttacataatttttattataatcctaataaaagaaaatgcataaaaataatgaaataaaaaaataacatgttaacattttgtgagaatttagatCCCTAGAGTTTTGTGTTTAAACATTTACTATTCGCAAAAACATTATAGAATCTATTTGGAGTAGattcataaaaagattttatcaaattaattatgatacgttaaatttataaaactaaattttatttatttatgaaattttatttgtaaactaaATATTCTTgttatctattttatatgtctgtcactctttttttttttcttttgagttttaagATTTCCAAAAATTTAATAGATCAACAGTTCTCCTACTCCTTGATGGAGCATAACATCCACATACGAATATACCATCCCCGTCAAAATCAAGAATCGCCCTAAACGGCATATTCATATCTCCATTTTTTGGGTGATTGGTGAATAATCTTATGAGAGGATAAGATAAGATACCAATTATTGTTTTAAAGTAACAAtgttaataaaatgattttcataaattctcttattaatatattcttACTTCATTAATAATGATAGGAAACTTAGagtaataaatagaaaaaagaaatcgaGTTAAACCCATTCAATGTTGAATCATGACTCAATAAAAATCCTTATAGAAATGATAGTACGGACGTTACACACTTATGAATtgataatattcattatttaaaaattaatttttttcgtttaaatttcatgttttattttttattttttaaagcgtTTACAAGTTACATCatttatgattgtaaatatcattttcctttgtaCAATCTGTGAAATGCCTTCTAAAAAAACTAGAGGGGGTGGCAAAGGTCTGTTACTTTAGAGAGACAGGGCAGAGCTAGCATACTGCAATCTGCATAGACAAAGGAATATGCGAGAGACTATCGGGATGGAGAAACTTACTGAGAAAAATTATGTGCTGCACTATTAATGTTGATTAGCTTCTTGGTCacgaattaaaattaaagagtgtaaaaatttcatttttaatgatttttatataagGAAAAttctgtaaaaatatatttttcccaaaaaaaaaaaaaaacatatttataattttgactCCAACTTCAATTTTCTGGTTTCGCCCGATGAGTAGAACATTAGAAAAGAGCACAAGTACTTGGTAAATACTAAATAGGCCCGCAAATAAAAACTTTAGTGAATAGAACAGTGAGGAAAAGCATAAGATATCTATCCTAACAAGCACGGGCATGCTGAGCTATGATCAAACTCTCCATGAGATTCATAATTGCATTGCTTATAACATCTTTGCTCTTGAACAAAGTGGATTTATAATTGTCTTTCATTCCCAGTATACTTTGAGAAGATGATGATCAAtggcattttctttctttctgatgtatcttttttcttctttttttccctttgtgaTCATGTATCTGTGATAACTGGATATATAATATTCAACTTATTCCACCAATTCCATTATACAGTAATTCCTCACGTCTCTATAACCAGCATCCATCAGCTAATGATGAGGAGTGACCTCCATTTTCGATCTTATGCTCTGCCAAATTTAGAAAGAAAGCATATAGATACTGCATTATGACCGTTTACCACAAACCTGAGGACTAATTTGCCAAAATATCGGTGTCACGGACAATCTTCATTGAGGGGAGCACGATTGCAGCCACTGGCTTTTCCTCATATCCACCACCTTCGTCAATGATCAGCCTAAGGCCTTCAACATAGAGTTTTCCATGGTGACCGCTTACCACAATGGTTGGATTCTCAGTTAGTTCCTGTGAGATACGAAATGCCAAATATCTAGACTTCAGTTATACTTCATATCAAGGATTCTACCACTATAATTTATATCTCAATAAAGCTGCAAAAACAACGTTCTGTATAATCAGGAATGACTGTAAGTAAAGTAACCTCTATCCTAGAATAAATTAGCAGCAGAAGAAAGTCTTGTTTGAGTACATGGGATAAAGAAACTGAGAACCATCACCTTTGGGATATTCCATACATTTTTCCTCCCGCTAAGAGCCTCTACCTTAGGAACCCGGGTGTCTCGGGCTCTCAAGAAATCCAGCTGCTCTTTGATGTTTTTATCTCTCTCCAAACCAGCATGCACAGCAATCAACTTACAGTGTAGGATTCCATTCTCAGTTTCCAAACAGACATCATCCTGACAAAATAGAACGCACATCACCAAGACGGCAAAACCACTAATTTAGCAAGTTGCTCCCATAATTCACTCCACTATACAATCAATTGCCTTATCAAACATTGTTCATGAACATTTTTCTTGGGatgtaaatgatatttttttgtaaagttGGAAGCTTATGGTTcttaaaatagattttgattGAATGGCGCACAGTGTTTCTCCCACGGTCCCACCCCAATGTGTGTGGCTATAGAAAATCTTTGATTGGGGCAAAAAAACCCTTCTCATGGTTACATCATATATTGCCGGCGCTTATCAGGGGttttgaagaacaagaaaagggGAACCCAAAGAAGCCTGACCTCTTCGTGAACCCAAACCAGATCAGCAAGAAACTTCTTGTGCTCGTCAGGAACTGCCTTAACCAAATCTGTGCACAATGAAAGTTCAGAAATTTAATCCAATAAGACAGCAACAGTAATGATACCACGCGACCGCTAATCGAATACGAGCATCGATTACCATTGAATATCTAAAAATAGCACCAATAAACCACAGAATCTCATTGAAGATTTAATAACTACGAATCTCCATTCGCAGTCCATCAAGCCCAGTAACCCAATTGTCCATAAACAGCTTGAAATCATAACTagccaaacacacaacaacaagcaagaaaaatcatattgaAAACATGAACAACTATGAATCATAATCACCCGCATTCGCTATTGAGTAACCAAGAATCGATCAAACAAATCAAACTCCAGAGTACCGCGACCAATGAAATCAGATATACCTTCCAATAAAAAGAATGAAACCCAATCAAGAACGGAACAGATCGTACCAGCAGATCCGTGAGGAACGCCATAGGACTCGAAAGTGGGCCCCGCATCGTAGATCGAGCCCTTATACTCAGTCCCCTTAGCCGCATTAAACCTAACCTTAATAGTTCCACCCCACCTCCTCCCTTGCAAGTGCATACACTCGTACCCGTCACCCTTGAACCACCCTTCTCTCTCCTCATTGCCCTCGTACTCCTCCCACGCCTCGGAGAACTCGAACGTCGGAGGCCGAGGCAAGACTCCGACGAACGCTGCGAAAGCGAGGTCGTGGTTTCCGGAGAGAAACACATGGGTCTGGTCGGGGTAACGGGAGGGCATGCAGAGGAGGAAGTCGATGACCTGGCGGGTGTGGGGCCCGCGGTCGCAGTAGTCTCCGAGGAAGATGACGAGGGCTGTCCGGAATTCTTGCGGGTCGATGAGGGATTCGAGGTTGGACCAGAGGTTTTGGAGCTTCTTGATGTAGCCGTGGATGTCACCTATGCAGCACACCACTCTAggcttggtggtggtggtggtggtggtggaggagctGAAGTTGGGTTCTGATTTTAGGTCCGtcatttctttgcttttcttttgtGAAGTTTTCGTGCGTATATTTATAGGTTTGTGTTCTTTCGGGATTGGGTCTATACGGATGCCCGACGTTGGTTGCGGTGGTGCGGAGATGagggggtttttttttcttcaattattaTAAATGCATACATTATCTCTGTGATAATTATTTAGATTCATCTCTTAGAATTTTGGTTCATTTACGTATGATTCTTCGAATTCTTAAATTCATGTATcaacttttaaaatttctaaattcatgtataatttttgaaaattttaaattcaatgtATCTTATTACTTTATGTATCACTCTTTCATattctttatctttatattccTATAAAAGGATGTCTGGAGAATCATTCGTACAATACAAAACTTCGAAATGAATAATGTTAAATTCTTTAATCACTATTGTTATATTGCAATCTTTCAATTCTTTGCTAGTACTTCTTATTGCGGATACTAGAATACTGCTCTCATCGTCATTACAATATTTCCTTTGCAGCAAACCATTGATCAAAGAgaataaaattgtataattaCCGACTTGAAAGAGAATATGCAGTACCATGTAAAGAGAAAAGGTATAACTTAGGTCAAGCAATGAATGCTGAAGCTTTTGGGTGCGAAAATAATGATCAATGCGTTAAACAAGATCTCATTTACAAACATTTTGGTTGCCTGGATTGTACTGCAGGACAATTATCTGCTAATTTTATGGAGAACCACGAcggaaagaatgaaaatacacgagatgagaaagaaaaataattctgTCCTATTTAAGCAATTCTGAGACCAGAGCATGAGTTAACTGAAGCTGGGTTATCTTCTTTGGAAGTTGAGGAACTTGATGCCGTAGGCAAAtgcaaagaagaagaggagaaccCAGCCAAGATGAGCCACGGCAACGGCTGGAAGGAAGTCATAATCAAAACCCAAGCTTTCTTCAAGGAATAGCTTCAACGGTACCTCACCAACTCCAGGTACCTCAAGGACGGAGTCTTTGTCACCCACTTGAGAGGTCACAAGGCCATATAGTGTCCATGCCACTGGAGAAGCCCAGTAGTACCACCTCCACCAAATAGGGATTTGCTGCAATGGCAATGTGTAGGTAACCGTGAGTTCCATACGCAGAGAGAGATTCGAAGTTCCGTGAAAAGTAGTGCAGTATGCAATATATATTGGGTTTGAAAAACATACCGTCCTGGGAATGAGAAAACCAGAGAACAAGTTCCAGAAACTGAGGAAGAATGACATACAAATCGCAGCAATTTGATGTCCCGGTGTCAGTGCAACAATCATCATTCCATAGAGTGTGAAGTAGACAAAGCACATGAATATGTAGTAGTAGAACCACAAGAATTTGTCTGCCTTCCACTCAAATCCGATCATGGAGTAAAGAAGAAGAGTGTAAGCAATAGTTTGAGCTGCAACATAAATTGCCTCAATGGACACCTGCATAATTTCAACAGATTTTTGGTCAGAGTATGAAATAATAGAGTTTCATTGCTTGAACCATATCTTTAAAGAACATAGTTTTCTTTACTGCAAGATATTCTGTGGTGTCAGTTTAGAATTACAGTCCGATCGGAAAAGAGACGAACTGAATTAAAGTTACCTGAGCAAATGCATAAGGCAGTGGAGAATACATTCCAGCTGCTCTTTCACGGTAGAAAACAGTTCTTTCAATGGCCACAACTGACTGCACTGAAGATGCATTGGTGGCTCCAAGGAAAAGCACAGCAGCATACAAGGCTCCCAAAAGATTCATCAGATCTTGTTGTTTGGACCTGTTTTACAAAATAATCAGAGTTGTCGATGTCTGATACTATAAAAACTTGGATAAACCAGGGGTGCTCCTAGCATTTGAATATATCAATTTTCTGACCTCCGGTTCATATTTCATGCACCCTTCCAAAGGATGGAAgtctaaataattaaatatataacaaCAAAATGACTTACATCTTGCCTCCTTTGTTCCAGAAGATGAGACCAAATAATGCACCAATGACTATTGTCATCAAGAACCGGATGGCATTGTACTGAGGATTTCTCCAATAAGACCAATGTTGTTTCCAGAAACAAGCTTTGCACTGAACAGGGAAAGGTTGGGAGTATTCGGATGGGAAGTAGAGGTCCTTAGAGCCTGGTGTTGGAGTACTTAGCTCTTTGATGAGTTCCTGATTCCTCCTGAAAGAGTGTCAAGAGAGGAATCagaatcataaaatttaaaatcccaGGAAAATCAGAAagcaataattaattatcaaaataacTCATTATAACTCACTGGTAAAGCGAGGAGTTGGCATAAACTTCAGCAAAATCCACATCAAGTTGAGCCTCGACTGCAGGAGCACTGACTTCAAGCATCCATGTAGCAGGATTATAACCATCCTTGATCTTAGTGACCCGGGGACAGCCTGTCATAGTTTATAGATATTAGCCACAGGCTAGCAAACACTTGTCAGCCAACTCTAAAGAGGTATTATAATCGGTTATTGCATGTCTCGTGAAATGAAGGTCAGTGATTCGAATGCCCCATCCTCATTCTCCTCCCTTTGAAACCACTCACTCATCcgaaaaataatatacatacatacatacatacatacatatatatatatatatatatatatatatattaaacttcCTAGTTATACCACCCAGATTCCTGAAGCCAAGACTGTTAGGAATTCGTGGAAGTGGAAATGAAGAGCTTATATATAGGCATCAGACATGCCGACTAACTCTATCACTTGATTATTAGCGTAAAAAAACATATAGAGCACATGAAACAGATACCTCAAAATATTCTACTAGCTGGTGAGAATGGCGACCCAGAGGTCCAGCATAAATTACTTGTCCTCCTCTTTTCATCAGCAATAGCTGCAACAAGCAGTGTCaaagttgaaaatatattacatcatggatgcatgaagaaataaataacttttaacGACAACGTGAAGAAATGGGGGGCAGTACCTCATCAAAAGCTTCAAAAATGTCTATGCTAGGCTGGTGGATTGTGCATACAACAGTTCTCCCAGTATCAACTGTATTTCTCACTGTACGCATAACAATAGCAGCAGCTCTGGCATCCAGACCAGATGTGGGTTCATCCATGAAGATGATAGAAGGATTAGCAACCAGCTCAACAGCTATTGTTAGCCTCTTCCTTTGTTCTGTTGAAAGACCATCTACTCCAGGAAGGCCGACTAGAGCATCTCTTAGTGATTTAAGCTCAACCAACTCCATAACTTCTTCCACAAACATCTATACCACATatagaaaattcttttttaagaatTGAAGAAAGCACTCCAAACTTGgatcctttttcttttgggtaaGCAAACTTGGATCCTTAAACAATAGGATTCCAAATTTCTGGtgattagaaaagaaaaatgattgtgCATAAAGGTCTAAAAAGAGATTGATGCTACCTAGACAACCATGCAACATACCTTTCTTGTTTGTGTCTTTACATCTGAAGAGAGACGAAGCCAAGCTGAATATAGGAGAGATTCGTAGACAGTAACATGCGGTGAATGAATGTCGTTCTGTTCACAGTAACCACTGACCCGGGCAAATGTTGATTGGTTCTTAGGATAACCGGATATGGTAATGGTTCCTTCAATGTAGCCACCGGTCTTTCTTCCTGCTAACACATCCATAAGGGTTGTCTTCCCAGCACCACTGACACCCACAAGTGCCGTCAATATCCCTGGTCTGAAAGCACCACTAACATCCCGTAACAATTGAAGACGATCTTCTTCAACCCCTTGAGTCTTCATTTCCTGGTATGAAAGACCAATCTTTTACATCACTGTTTGGAGAAAAAGTAATTTTGATAGGaatgaaaagaatttcaaaaatattagagaaaacTTGAATCAATATTTTCAGAGCatgaaatgattaaaaatgagGGACTTACAGCAGGCATATCCACGTAGTAATTGACATGGTTAAATGCAAGTGAAAGGGGTTGGAAGGGTAAAACCATTCCTCTTCTTTGGGCATCATCTGAAGCACCAACAATTTCTGAAGAGCCTCTCACAGCCATATCAATACCTGTAATGTTTCACAATAGGTCAGGCGTATAAAAAAAGATAACGTCACTTATCCATCAAAATAAACATGTAAGCTTTTTTCTCCTGAAGATTTTGCAGTGCCGTATAAAAAAGATAACGTCACTTATCCATCAAAATAAACATGTAAGCTTTTTTCTCCTGAAGATTTTGCAGTGCCGTATAAAAAAAGATAACGTCACTTATCCATCAAAATAAACATGTAAGCTTTTTTCTCCTGAAGATTTTGCAGTGCCCTGGAAGTTCATTTCTTATGCCAATCAGATTTTCCGTTACCTAACAACCTTTATGTATTTTGCTTTCTTCTCAAATATGTCTTGGGCATAAATaaaggcctttttttttcttgaacttTCTTCCTCTTAGGGGACGAGATGGATAATTGGCACAGGTGGTAAATTCCTCAAAGTTCGAAATATTGTTCTATTCCAACAAATAACAAAAGAGTCAATGTAAAATCCTTGGCCTAATCTTGGCTCTTGTTGGGTTACCCCAATGCTATCTGGTTTTCTCCAGTTCAAACGTTATGTTAATGCATTTAACCCTACCAGCTCTCTTGCTCAAAGTTATTACAACTACTCGCATAGCAAACTGTATTTTGCACAGAGAGGTGGTGAAATGTTAAAACTGGTACAAGTACtttaagatctctctctctcattgacaTAGAATTAACGATTAGTTATGTTATGAGCTAACTTTGACCGAATTCCAGCCGAAGCTGTGGAATAAGGGAATCATGTAGTAGAAGGGGAAAGGTAAAGGATTAAACCTTCTGTTCTATGCTGTCTAGCAGATGTGTTGTTATTCTTCCTGCTATTATCTTCATTCACGACGACAGCTTTTGAATCACCCAAAGCTGAAATCATTTACCACAAAAGGCTTTGTCAACTCCAAAGTTTCATTTTTACAAATGAAACAGCGAGTAGAAATGGGATGAGATAACTTACGATTTAGGAAAGTCAATGCTGCAATAAATAACACgttgaagagaagagaaaatccAAAAAGTGCTCCGATACAAATCCAAAACCAATACTCCTCAGTAAAGAAGCCTCTGGACCTGAGCAGGACTTTTCCAACGGTAGTTGCATTGATATGGGGGTCTGTATTGGGCTGCAACAgagaaaaattttgatatgattttcaCATGATGTCTAAAATGCCTAATTCTAGcgtatattttcatattcatgtatGAAATGTAGATGCAATTCGGAAATCAACAAGTTAAGACAATTAAACAACGAAAATATCTTACCGCACTCCATCTTTCATCAAGAAACTCATTCATAACTATGGCATTCTGTCCATACATCATAGGAGAAATATAATAGCCCCATATCATCCATGGCTCAATGTCATCTGCAGGCACACAaggaaatgaagattcaaattTGCCATCATGTAAATTAACACTTGCAGTACACTGACAGCTAGACTGGAAGAGATGAATTACTTTTGGCAACAATGAACCCTCCGAGCACAAAAACCATTAGCAAGGTGAAGGTGCCCAGTGTATTTGCAACAACTTGTGTTCTCCCGAGTGCAGCAATGAACCGAAAGAGGGACAATGCCATTTGATGTATGCCAAAGAATGCCAAGAACTGTCGGAAGAACCTAAAGCAATAAAGGAAGAGATGGGTCGATGAAAAAACCAAAGTGAATATACAtgagtttgaagaaaaaaattccaacATCTAGTAAGTGCCAAGTGGGGAATCAATTTCCCAtagagaagaaattaaaaacgTATTTACCTGCTAGCAGACGGAGCAAATCCAATCGTATAGTATGTAAGAATGATCCATATTGCTGATTCCATGAACGATAGAGGGATCCTGAGGACCCAAATGGGTAAGCCAAAAGCCCATGCAGGATAGAACAAGAAATCCCTCTGTTTATAGAAGACAGGAAGCCTGAAAACAGTCATTGCCAGCTCTGCCATCCCGTTGAACATCACGTTAATCAGACTGAAGAACAGTGCTCCAAAAAACTTTCCTC
Encoded proteins:
- the LOC121268569 gene encoding tyrosine-protein phosphatase RLPH2, with protein sequence MTDLKSEPNFSSSTTTTTTTKPRVVCCIGDIHGYIKKLQNLWSNLESLIDPQEFRTALVIFLGDYCDRGPHTRQVIDFLLCMPSRYPDQTHVFLSGNHDLAFAAFVGVLPRPPTFEFSEAWEEYEGNEEREGWFKGDGYECMHLQGRRWGGTIKVRFNAAKGTEYKGSIYDAGPTFESYGVPHGSADLVKAVPDEHKKFLADLVWVHEEDDVCLETENGILHCKLIAVHAGLERDKNIKEQLDFLRARDTRVPKVEALSGRKNVWNIPKELTENPTIVVSGHHGKLYVEGLRLIIDEGGGYEEKPVAAIVLPSMKIVRDTDILAN